A section of the Allorhodopirellula heiligendammensis genome encodes:
- a CDS encoding S41 family peptidase, translating into MEILPTALSRHPRWCCRPGIVLGSWVLLNVVTLTSPLTTFAEEHGSVPAVTVPSGETAETIPAGSSSLNDSSARDRSLEAGLELEQAEQWGDAIDHYDAATRAFPDDRILYQRLLISRLHFDVIRRYDDRTYLQSVREMSTSQTLDLYSEILANLQTHYVDTIEWSRVLLHGTAALEVALTEPAFVDRVVDPDRRDRIEAFRQAIHHRIADRSTQSRFDLRATVNLVATMAHEELGISGTATALEYVSGAVSTLDTFTRLLSPGQLDEMFSTIEGNFVGLGVELKAGEDSLLILSVIPGGPAAEAGIIPGDRILAVGGNRTDEQEPNYVADLLRGPEGTAAALTILSADQTERQLSVTRRRVDVPCVENVHIVDSARHIGYFRLTNFQKSTPREVEQALWTLHRSGMRSLIMDLRDNPGGLLSAAVEVADRFLSDGRIVTTRGRNARENFDYAAHRPNTWDVPMAVLIDRNSASASEIFSGAIHDSERGAVIGETSYGKGSVQGIFRMQSGKFGLCLTTAKFYSPSGKAISRNGVEPNVVVPPTYIAARPDKDGRVTTELDDAVLQKAIEYLGGGGR; encoded by the coding sequence CGGTTCCCGCCGTGACTGTTCCGAGCGGCGAAACTGCAGAGACGATTCCTGCTGGTAGTTCCTCCCTCAACGATTCGTCAGCTCGGGACCGCTCACTCGAAGCCGGTTTAGAATTAGAACAGGCCGAGCAATGGGGCGACGCGATCGACCACTACGATGCCGCGACACGAGCATTTCCCGATGATCGGATCCTGTATCAGCGATTACTGATTAGCCGCCTGCATTTCGATGTCATTCGACGTTATGACGATCGCACGTACCTGCAAAGCGTGCGTGAAATGTCGACGTCGCAGACGTTGGATCTTTACAGTGAAATCCTTGCAAACCTACAGACGCACTATGTTGACACGATCGAGTGGTCCCGCGTGCTCTTGCACGGGACGGCTGCCCTGGAGGTGGCGTTGACTGAGCCTGCATTCGTCGATCGAGTCGTCGATCCAGATCGCCGTGACCGCATCGAAGCGTTTCGACAAGCGATTCATCACCGCATCGCTGACCGATCCACACAGAGCCGTTTCGATTTGCGAGCAACCGTGAATTTGGTCGCGACCATGGCTCATGAGGAACTCGGCATCTCCGGGACTGCGACCGCGCTGGAGTACGTCAGTGGAGCAGTTTCGACGCTTGACACGTTCACTCGTTTACTTTCGCCAGGTCAGCTCGATGAGATGTTTTCTACCATCGAGGGTAACTTCGTCGGTTTGGGTGTCGAACTGAAGGCGGGGGAGGACTCTCTTTTGATTCTCTCGGTCATCCCAGGTGGCCCCGCTGCTGAAGCTGGAATTATCCCCGGCGACCGTATCTTGGCGGTCGGCGGAAACCGCACTGACGAACAGGAACCAAACTATGTCGCTGATTTGTTGCGAGGTCCTGAAGGCACCGCAGCGGCGTTAACGATTCTCTCCGCTGATCAAACCGAACGCCAACTCTCTGTCACCCGGCGACGGGTGGATGTTCCCTGTGTGGAGAATGTTCACATTGTCGATTCAGCCCGCCACATCGGCTATTTCCGGTTGACTAATTTTCAAAAATCCACCCCTCGCGAAGTCGAGCAAGCGTTGTGGACGCTGCACCGCTCCGGCATGCGATCGCTGATCATGGACCTCCGTGACAACCCCGGCGGTCTGTTGTCGGCGGCCGTGGAAGTGGCCGATCGCTTTCTCAGTGACGGACGCATCGTGACGACGCGGGGCCGCAATGCTCGTGAGAATTTCGACTATGCCGCCCACCGGCCGAATACTTGGGACGTACCCATGGCAGTGCTGATTGATCGCAACAGTGCGAGTGCCAGTGAGATTTTCTCAGGTGCGATTCACGACAGTGAGCGGGGCGCCGTGATCGGTGAAACCAGCTACGGCAAGGGAAGCGTGCAAGGGATCTTTCGAATGCAATCAGGGAAATTTGGTCTCTGCTTAACGACGGCAAAGTTCTACTCGCCCAGCGGCAAAGCGATCAGTCGCAATGGGGTGGAGCCCAACGTCGTCGTACCGCCGACCTACATCGCGGCCCGCCCTGACAAAGATGGCCGTGTTACGACCGAACTCGATGATGCCGTGCTGCAAAAGGCCATCGAGTACCTCGGTGGGGGCGGCCGCTGA
- a CDS encoding BBP7 family outer membrane beta-barrel protein, with protein sequence MNSQSRRMNAGPTAGALLAIALSSSLAMPVSVTAQVRTKLPDRATYNPAGPSTPPSQPMGASDEAQVAGVTDESIAASLRQSPLREADGKIEPVNLRPLPSMVPRGKARVLALADDRGSDPPAEPPQSATLRPASYVQPRKVQSSSNQIQTPAQRRVVGYDSQQHIRRTASPGPQTLIQHGQSEEWIEGGVIGSGSTQWAHDGNMGPIRMGNYSGCNACDGGGCNSCDSWGGDCNSCDGLGCDGCGQCRDFSNASLSFDPCRWFGSIELLLLFREGDSIPALVTTSPTGTTADTAGQLPGATILAGGEQAFKDLTAGGRLTIGTWLDDQRNRSLVFRGWTATEADLSFSAREGINAGPILAIPTTNAGAADAVLIAYPNSNENFGRFGSVNLSADSNVYGGDISVRQFLTGGLGTTFDVLYGYQYMGLDENLQLSTSSTKTQDQFPDQVGNNLSTFDQFEASNQFHGGQFGFAGAYREGCWSFDWLGKVGFGQIKRQAERHGRSVITTDTPPPAVNDTGLLVSDANTGSYSSSTFGWAPEFDLSVGWHKYPRFDVTFGYNIIAMTDAVRLSGIMDPTNTLDTPRSSVNYGTFMVQGIHFGIRHVW encoded by the coding sequence ATGAACTCACAATCCCGTCGAATGAACGCTGGCCCTACGGCCGGGGCGCTGCTCGCAATCGCTCTGTCGAGCAGCCTTGCGATGCCAGTATCAGTAACGGCCCAGGTACGGACCAAGCTACCTGACCGCGCAACCTACAATCCTGCCGGACCTTCAACGCCTCCGTCACAGCCCATGGGCGCATCCGACGAGGCTCAAGTGGCGGGCGTCACGGACGAATCCATCGCCGCATCCTTGCGGCAGTCACCGCTGCGGGAAGCCGATGGCAAGATCGAGCCAGTCAATCTTCGTCCGCTGCCTTCTATGGTTCCGCGGGGCAAAGCACGCGTTCTCGCTCTGGCCGACGACCGCGGCAGCGACCCGCCAGCGGAGCCTCCTCAATCGGCTACGTTACGACCAGCTTCGTATGTTCAGCCCCGGAAAGTGCAGTCCAGCTCAAATCAGATTCAGACGCCAGCCCAGCGGCGGGTAGTCGGCTACGACTCACAGCAACACATCCGTCGTACCGCGAGTCCTGGACCACAAACACTGATTCAACACGGTCAGTCCGAAGAATGGATTGAAGGCGGGGTCATTGGATCTGGATCGACCCAGTGGGCCCATGACGGCAATATGGGACCGATCCGGATGGGAAATTACAGTGGATGCAACGCCTGCGACGGCGGCGGCTGTAATAGCTGTGATAGTTGGGGTGGTGATTGCAACAGTTGCGATGGACTCGGCTGCGACGGATGCGGTCAATGCCGTGACTTCAGTAACGCGTCGTTGTCCTTTGATCCCTGTCGCTGGTTTGGCTCCATCGAACTGCTGCTGCTCTTTCGCGAGGGCGATTCCATCCCGGCGCTGGTCACGACGAGCCCGACGGGAACGACTGCTGATACGGCGGGCCAACTTCCTGGTGCCACAATTCTCGCCGGTGGCGAACAAGCGTTCAAAGATCTCACCGCTGGCGGACGACTGACCATCGGTACCTGGCTGGATGATCAACGCAATCGTAGCCTCGTGTTCCGGGGTTGGACTGCGACAGAGGCAGACTTGTCATTTTCCGCTCGGGAGGGCATTAACGCAGGACCGATTCTGGCGATTCCAACCACCAATGCCGGTGCGGCTGACGCAGTCCTGATCGCATATCCCAACTCCAACGAAAATTTTGGCCGGTTCGGTAGTGTTAATCTTAGCGCCGACAGCAATGTCTACGGCGGTGATATCTCGGTGCGTCAATTCCTGACGGGCGGGTTGGGCACGACTTTCGATGTGCTCTACGGCTACCAATACATGGGCCTCGACGAAAACCTGCAACTCTCCACGTCCAGTACCAAGACGCAAGATCAATTCCCCGACCAGGTCGGTAACAACCTGAGCACGTTTGATCAGTTTGAAGCGAGCAATCAATTTCACGGGGGCCAGTTCGGATTCGCCGGAGCCTATCGTGAGGGATGCTGGAGTTTCGACTGGCTGGGCAAGGTCGGGTTTGGACAGATCAAGCGTCAAGCTGAGCGGCACGGACGATCCGTAATCACCACCGACACGCCGCCACCGGCGGTCAACGATACCGGATTGTTAGTCAGTGACGCCAATACGGGATCGTACTCATCGAGTACCTTCGGGTGGGCACCGGAGTTTGATCTCTCAGTCGGCTGGCACAAGTATCCGCGATTCGACGTGACGTTCGGCTATAACATTATCGCGATGACCGATGCGGTGCGTCTGTCTGGGATCATGGATCCGACCAACACGCTGGACACTCCCCGATCGAGCGTCAACTACGGGACATTCATGGTCCAGGGAATCCACTTCGGTATCCGGCACGTCTGGTAG
- a CDS encoding metallophosphoesterase family protein, with protein MSEPVTHLAERSPLLRRINPTAADGVGTDLSMRLAWITDPHFDHAKLETWRRWADDLIAFAPHALVTTGDISEGDDVAYQLRCLVETFDRPIYFVLGNHDFYGKSIAETRRLMIDLARDYDHLHYLTDSGPVFLTADSVLLGDDGWGDASEGDYLNSTVRLSDFELIQDFRADAPETWRTILQREGLDSSKRLQQKLVALPAEVRHVLIATHVPPFREACWYEGHITDDNWAPFFVCGHVGAALRQAADENPDRFFTVLCGHTHHEGDAIILPNLIVHTGYSRYGTLDVESIINLGSDGFRLPPAW; from the coding sequence TTGTCCGAACCCGTAACTCATCTCGCTGAACGCTCTCCATTGCTTCGTCGCATCAATCCCACTGCCGCCGACGGTGTCGGGACGGACCTGTCGATGCGATTAGCGTGGATCACCGATCCGCATTTTGACCATGCGAAACTGGAGACGTGGCGTCGTTGGGCGGATGATTTAATTGCCTTTGCACCGCACGCGCTGGTGACGACAGGAGATATTTCGGAAGGCGATGATGTCGCTTATCAACTTCGGTGTCTGGTGGAGACGTTTGATCGCCCGATCTACTTTGTCCTGGGCAATCATGACTTCTACGGTAAGTCAATCGCAGAGACGCGTCGCCTCATGATTGACCTAGCCCGTGATTACGACCATCTGCACTACCTCACCGATAGCGGCCCAGTGTTCCTCACGGCCGACTCTGTCCTGCTGGGCGACGACGGCTGGGGGGACGCCAGTGAGGGCGACTATCTCAATTCCACAGTTCGGCTCAGTGACTTTGAACTGATCCAAGATTTCCGTGCTGATGCACCGGAAACCTGGCGGACGATTTTACAGCGCGAGGGCCTCGATAGTAGTAAGCGGCTGCAGCAGAAATTGGTAGCGCTGCCGGCCGAGGTGCGGCATGTGCTGATCGCGACTCATGTACCTCCCTTTCGTGAGGCGTGTTGGTACGAGGGGCACATCACCGATGATAACTGGGCTCCATTCTTCGTCTGTGGGCACGTCGGAGCAGCGTTGCGGCAAGCTGCTGATGAAAATCCCGATCGATTCTTCACTGTTCTGTGTGGCCACACTCATCACGAGGGGGATGCCATCATTCTGCCGAATCTGATCGTACACACGGGGTACTCACGCTACGGCACGCTCGACGTTGAGTCGATTATCAATCTTGGCAGTGACGGATTTCGACTACCACCGGCCTGGTAG
- the metK gene encoding methionine adenosyltransferase has translation MSNQSGRYLFTSESVSMGHPDKLADRISDSILDALLAQDPHSRVACETLVNTNLAVVAGEITSKADVDYEKIVRDTILAVGYNNADTGIDGANCEVQVRLDAQSPDIAQGVNSNETGKEIGAGDQGLMFGYACGDTPELMPLPIALSHRIINRITEARFNKEVDWLRPDNKSQVTVEYEGNTPVRIDTVVVSAQHSPGVSNEEIRKFIIENVIKPSIPAELDKGDIKYHINPTGKFEIGGPHGDCGLTGRKIIVDTYGGWGRHGGGAFSGKDSTKVDRSAAYMARYIAKNIVASGLAERCEVQLAYAIGVTDPVSVHVDTEGTGKIADAKLCELVRKHFQLKPGQIIDHLQLRRPVFTATTSGGHFGREGDAFTWEKTDKAEELAEAAGLVAMA, from the coding sequence GTGAGTAATCAGTCAGGTCGTTATCTTTTCACCAGCGAATCGGTCAGCATGGGGCATCCCGATAAGCTGGCTGACCGTATTTCCGACAGTATCTTGGACGCGTTGCTCGCTCAAGATCCGCACAGCCGCGTTGCCTGCGAAACGCTCGTCAACACGAACTTGGCAGTGGTCGCTGGTGAAATCACCAGCAAGGCTGATGTGGACTACGAAAAGATCGTTCGCGATACCATCCTCGCGGTCGGATACAACAACGCGGACACAGGTATCGATGGCGCGAACTGCGAAGTTCAGGTTCGCTTGGATGCGCAGAGCCCCGATATTGCCCAAGGGGTGAACTCCAACGAGACTGGCAAGGAAATCGGTGCGGGCGACCAAGGGCTGATGTTCGGATACGCCTGTGGCGACACCCCCGAGTTGATGCCACTGCCGATCGCCCTTTCGCATCGCATCATTAACCGCATCACCGAAGCGCGCTTCAATAAAGAAGTGGATTGGTTGCGACCGGACAATAAGAGTCAAGTGACGGTGGAGTACGAGGGCAACACGCCGGTACGCATCGATACCGTCGTCGTCAGTGCTCAGCACTCACCAGGCGTCAGCAACGAAGAAATTCGAAAATTCATCATCGAAAATGTGATCAAGCCATCGATTCCAGCGGAACTCGACAAGGGCGACATCAAGTATCACATCAACCCCACGGGCAAGTTCGAAATTGGCGGCCCGCATGGTGATTGTGGATTGACGGGTCGCAAAATCATCGTGGACACGTACGGTGGATGGGGACGTCACGGTGGCGGTGCGTTCAGCGGCAAGGACTCCACCAAGGTTGACCGGAGTGCTGCTTACATGGCCCGCTACATCGCTAAGAACATCGTCGCCTCGGGTTTAGCAGAGCGATGCGAAGTTCAATTGGCGTACGCGATTGGCGTTACCGACCCCGTGAGCGTGCACGTGGACACCGAGGGTACCGGCAAGATTGCCGATGCGAAGTTGTGCGAACTCGTCCGCAAACACTTCCAGTTGAAGCCTGGCCAGATTATCGATCACCTGCAACTTCGTCGCCCTGTCTTTACAGCGACGACGTCGGGCGGCCATTTTGGTCGTGAAGGCGACGCGTTCACTTGGGAAAAGACAGATAAGGCCGAAGAACTCGCCGAGGCCGCCGGTCTCGTCGCCATGGCATAA
- a CDS encoding glycoside hydrolase family 32 protein, with product MNSVIFKRLIFVISLQMLTWTSSLVGEELLFPNSDFESGTLQGWTAQGDAFTNQPTEGDNPQARNRESSLHQGKYWIGTYERFDGKSGAAGQIRGDAATGTLTSQEFTIARPYITFKIGAGNLPGETGVNLIVGDQTIELATGIDSESMITISKDVSEFIGKPARLVVFDRATGGWGHINVDNFTATDNPVVDERSKFALTPGISPEAYPDTGYDQLRRPQFHFSSRRNWLNDPNGMVYDGGKYHLFFQHNPHGTSWGNMTWGHATAPDMLHWTQHDHSLLPYSVDAQAGTIFSGTIVTDDNNSLGKQVGDPKTLVAFFTFATKPKFYQAMAYSTDLGESWTYWNEGRAVVPNQGFDNGERDPKVFWHAASQQWVMALWVQRDPGRIRFFTSDNLTDWKFASDLMRDWAFECMDVVFLPVDGDENNMKCVIYDASFDYEIGSFDGEQFTTESGPFQAGGGNFYAAQTFYNQPQGRAIQIGWMRGGPNAADLYDVPFNQQMSFPCELSLRDTDQGMRLFYQPIEEIQTLVESTHDKSDVDLPAGENLIADLAPLDLIDMTVEFDPGTATSLVFDLPGVQVTYDSATGTSTYTGVDNEGNSQIHTLLPDLKPRDGRVRLRFLVDRISLEAYAFDGEDFRAVYTSPNTAPKTNSIHAVGGTARIHVLKINRLNSIWK from the coding sequence ATGAATTCAGTCATTTTCAAACGGCTCATCTTCGTTATTTCGCTCCAGATGCTGACCTGGACGAGCAGCTTAGTGGGCGAAGAACTGCTCTTTCCTAATTCGGATTTTGAGTCTGGAACGCTGCAAGGGTGGACCGCTCAGGGCGATGCTTTCACGAACCAGCCCACCGAGGGGGACAATCCCCAAGCTCGAAACCGCGAGTCCAGTCTGCATCAAGGCAAGTACTGGATCGGCACCTACGAGCGATTCGATGGGAAATCGGGGGCCGCCGGCCAGATCCGCGGTGATGCTGCCACCGGGACGCTCACGTCGCAGGAGTTCACGATCGCCCGCCCCTACATCACGTTCAAAATCGGCGCTGGAAATCTTCCTGGGGAAACGGGTGTGAATTTGATTGTCGGTGACCAGACGATCGAACTTGCGACGGGTATCGATTCAGAATCCATGATCACGATCAGCAAAGACGTCTCTGAATTTATTGGCAAACCCGCGCGACTGGTCGTCTTCGATCGTGCCACGGGGGGGTGGGGACATATCAACGTCGACAACTTCACTGCGACTGATAACCCGGTGGTCGACGAACGGAGCAAGTTCGCGCTGACACCCGGCATCTCACCGGAAGCCTATCCGGACACAGGCTACGATCAACTCCGGCGACCCCAATTCCACTTTAGCTCGCGACGCAATTGGCTCAACGACCCCAACGGCATGGTTTACGACGGCGGGAAATACCACCTTTTCTTCCAACACAATCCGCATGGAACCTCGTGGGGTAACATGACCTGGGGCCACGCCACCGCCCCGGACATGTTGCACTGGACGCAGCACGACCACTCCCTGCTGCCCTACTCGGTGGACGCTCAGGCGGGAACGATCTTTTCCGGTACCATCGTGACGGACGACAATAATTCACTAGGGAAACAAGTTGGTGATCCCAAAACCCTCGTCGCCTTCTTCACCTTTGCGACCAAGCCAAAGTTCTACCAAGCGATGGCGTACAGCACCGACCTCGGCGAGTCTTGGACGTACTGGAACGAGGGTCGCGCCGTCGTGCCGAATCAAGGATTTGACAATGGAGAACGCGACCCCAAAGTTTTCTGGCATGCGGCAAGCCAGCAGTGGGTGATGGCATTATGGGTACAACGCGATCCCGGACGAATCCGCTTTTTCACATCGGACAACCTCACCGATTGGAAGTTCGCCTCCGACCTCATGCGGGATTGGGCATTTGAGTGCATGGACGTGGTCTTCCTGCCGGTCGACGGTGATGAAAACAACATGAAATGTGTGATTTATGACGCCAGTTTTGACTACGAAATTGGCTCCTTCGATGGAGAGCAATTCACCACCGAGTCAGGGCCGTTCCAGGCTGGCGGTGGAAATTTCTACGCAGCACAGACGTTTTACAATCAACCGCAAGGGCGAGCGATCCAGATTGGCTGGATGCGAGGAGGCCCCAATGCGGCGGACCTCTACGACGTTCCCTTCAACCAACAGATGTCGTTTCCCTGTGAGCTATCCCTCCGCGATACTGATCAGGGCATGAGATTGTTCTATCAACCAATCGAAGAAATTCAAACGCTCGTCGAGTCAACACACGATAAATCCGATGTCGATCTACCCGCAGGCGAAAACCTCATCGCTGATTTGGCACCACTGGACCTCATCGACATGACAGTCGAGTTCGATCCGGGAACGGCAACGTCGCTGGTGTTTGACCTGCCCGGCGTTCAGGTGACCTACGACTCAGCGACGGGAACATCCACCTATACGGGCGTCGATAATGAGGGCAACAGTCAAATTCACACACTGCTACCCGATTTGAAGCCTCGTGACGGCAGGGTGCGATTGCGATTCCTGGTTGATCGAATCTCATTGGAAGCTTACGCATTCGATGGCGAGGATTTCCGCGCCGTGTACACGTCCCCCAACACGGCGCCGAAAACCAATTCGATTCATGCCGTTGGAGGGACCGCTCGTATCCACGTCTTGAAAATCAATCGACTCAACTCGATTTGGAAGTAA
- a CDS encoding sulfatase — protein sequence MSSIVTAGRIVSNLRVVLLAILLSPPALLAGSPTDANSKPNVLFIAVDDLACTLGCYGDVLARTPNIDRLAASGVSFQRAYNQLPLCNPTRASVMTGLRPDTINVYDLDRHFRDEVPDAVTLPQAFQQAGYFSARVGKIYHYNVPAAIGTDGFDDPPSWNRTVNPKGRDKDDETLIFNAEPHRAISGALSWLAANGTDEEQTDGMVATNAIEIMREQKHEPFFLGVGFFRPHTPYVAPKKYFDMYPIEEMRLPFSPADDRDDIPAAAFAHNCPIPNYGLDEPTLLQATQAYYACVSFVDAQVGRLLDALDDLDIANNTIVVFWSDHGYHLGEHDGIWQKRTLFEQGARAPLIIRAAEGSTDTFWATGPCRRIVEFVDIYPTLTDLAGIAAPEHLAGRSLRPLLSDPECDWSGFAVTQVLRPADDRLAKPVMGCSIRTDRYRFTEWGEGEHGVELYDHHTDPGEFNNLAVDPDANSRRVIDRMRAELRKHASGRVPSTPFNPARL from the coding sequence ATGAGCTCGATAGTGACCGCAGGCCGTATCGTTTCGAACTTGCGAGTCGTTCTGCTTGCGATCTTGCTCTCGCCCCCGGCGCTGTTGGCCGGCTCGCCGACAGACGCAAATTCTAAACCGAATGTGCTTTTCATCGCGGTCGATGATTTAGCCTGCACGCTGGGGTGCTATGGCGATGTTCTCGCCCGAACACCGAACATTGATCGGCTCGCGGCCAGCGGTGTTTCGTTCCAGCGTGCTTATAACCAATTGCCGCTGTGCAATCCCACGCGGGCTTCGGTGATGACGGGCCTGCGTCCTGACACCATCAACGTCTATGACTTGGATCGTCATTTTCGCGATGAAGTACCTGATGCGGTAACCCTTCCACAGGCGTTTCAGCAGGCGGGCTACTTCTCTGCTCGCGTTGGTAAGATCTATCACTATAACGTGCCCGCGGCCATTGGCACCGATGGGTTTGACGATCCTCCATCGTGGAACCGAACGGTCAACCCGAAAGGTCGCGATAAAGACGACGAAACATTGATCTTCAATGCCGAGCCGCATCGCGCCATCAGTGGGGCACTGAGTTGGTTAGCTGCCAACGGAACCGACGAAGAACAAACCGACGGCATGGTCGCAACCAACGCGATTGAAATCATGCGTGAACAGAAACACGAACCGTTCTTTCTGGGGGTTGGTTTCTTTCGTCCTCACACGCCGTATGTCGCCCCGAAGAAGTACTTTGACATGTACCCCATCGAGGAAATGCGACTGCCATTCTCGCCTGCGGACGATCGTGACGACATTCCTGCCGCTGCATTCGCACACAACTGCCCCATCCCCAACTACGGGTTGGATGAGCCAACATTACTGCAGGCGACCCAAGCATATTACGCATGCGTTTCGTTCGTTGATGCGCAAGTGGGCAGACTGCTCGATGCGCTCGACGATCTGGACATCGCCAACAACACGATCGTGGTATTTTGGAGCGACCATGGGTATCACTTGGGCGAGCATGACGGTATCTGGCAGAAACGGACCTTGTTCGAGCAAGGGGCGCGGGCCCCTTTGATTATCCGTGCAGCGGAGGGGTCGACCGATACATTCTGGGCCACCGGTCCCTGTCGCCGCATCGTAGAATTCGTCGACATCTATCCTACACTTACCGATCTCGCAGGCATCGCAGCACCGGAACATCTCGCCGGCAGAAGTCTGCGCCCCCTCCTGAGCGATCCCGAATGTGATTGGAGCGGATTTGCGGTAACTCAAGTCTTACGACCAGCCGATGATCGGCTGGCAAAGCCCGTGATGGGGTGCAGTATTCGCACCGACCGCTATCGTTTCACCGAGTGGGGCGAAGGCGAACACGGTGTCGAACTCTACGATCACCACACCGATCCCGGCGAGTTCAACAATCTAGCCGTGGATCCGGACGCAAATTCTCGACGCGTAATTGATCGGATGCGAGCGGAGTTACGGAAACACGCGTCCGGAAGAGTGCCGTCCACGCCTTTCAATCCAGCCCGCCTCTGA
- a CDS encoding Dabb family protein, with amino-acid sequence MKSTLFTLLALGLLAVATMQITATGSEAKPAAKQLRHMVMFGFKDSSSEADVQGVVDAFKKLPSEIPSIVAFEHGLNNSPEGLNDGLTHCFLLTFADEAGRAEYLPHPAHKAFGKTLKPHLEKVVVVDYWAE; translated from the coding sequence ATGAAGTCAACTCTCTTTACCCTACTCGCCCTCGGTCTACTCGCAGTCGCTACCATGCAAATCACCGCAACTGGCTCCGAAGCCAAACCCGCCGCCAAACAACTGCGTCACATGGTGATGTTTGGCTTCAAGGACTCCAGTAGCGAAGCGGACGTCCAAGGCGTCGTCGACGCATTCAAAAAACTACCGAGCGAAATCCCTTCGATCGTGGCGTTCGAGCATGGCCTGAACAACAGCCCTGAAGGTCTTAATGACGGTCTGACACATTGCTTCTTATTGACGTTTGCCGATGAGGCGGGGCGAGCGGAGTACCTGCCTCACCCAGCTCACAAAGCGTTCGGAAAAACCCTGAAGCCGCACTTGGAGAAGGTTGTGGTCGTGGACTATTGGGCTGAGTGA
- a CDS encoding GntR family transcriptional regulator, whose protein sequence is MFFTVEPSNGVAIYSQIVRQIKFAIAEQTLRPGQLLPSVRQLATQLAVNPNTVARAYLELQSDGITETLRGRGVVVCKGALDRCRKQRKSIIAARVESVLTEALHGGLTADEIRSIVEQQLGSLEGSVAKISSPPD, encoded by the coding sequence ATGTTTTTCACGGTCGAGCCCTCCAACGGTGTCGCGATTTATTCGCAGATCGTTCGTCAGATTAAATTTGCGATTGCCGAGCAGACGCTGCGCCCGGGCCAGTTGTTGCCGAGCGTCCGGCAGTTGGCGACGCAGCTGGCGGTCAATCCCAACACGGTCGCCCGCGCCTATCTCGAATTGCAGTCCGACGGGATTACGGAAACGCTCCGCGGTCGCGGAGTTGTTGTCTGCAAGGGTGCGTTGGACCGCTGCCGGAAACAACGCAAATCCATCATTGCCGCCCGCGTGGAGAGTGTGCTGACCGAAGCGCTGCACGGCGGGCTGACTGCAGATGAAATCCGCAGCATCGTTGAGCAGCAGCTCGGATCGCTCGAGGGTAGCGTGGCTAAGATCTCGTCACCGCCCGACTAA